A DNA window from Fragaria vesca subsp. vesca linkage group LG3, FraVesHawaii_1.0, whole genome shotgun sequence contains the following coding sequences:
- the LOC101292677 gene encoding osmotin-like protein-like: MARSHSILLLSATLLILCSLAHATSPGHILTVVNNCPFPIWPAIQPNTGGQILERGGFFLPSLSHRSFPAPTQSWSGRIWARTHCSRSNNRFSCLTGDCGGKLECNGAGGATPATLAQFVLHHGPNDLWSYGVSLVDGFNVPMTVTPHEGKGVCPVVGCKADLLATCPGQLQVRSHPGVVACKSACEAFGSDELCCRNKYNSPQTCRASSFSQFFKHACPATFTYAHDSPTLMHQCSSPRELKVIFCH; this comes from the coding sequence ATGGCTCGCTCTCACTCCATCCTCCTCCTCTCCGCCACCCTCCTCATCCTCTGTTCTCTCGCCCACGCCACTTCCCCTGGTCACATTTTGACCGTGGTCAACAACTGCCCCTTCCCCATCTGGCCCGCCATCCAGCCCAACACCGGCGGCCAAATCCTCGAACGAGGCGGCTTTTTCCTCCCCAGCCTCTCCCACCGCTCCTTCCCCGCCCCGACCCAGTCCTGGTCGGGTCGGATCTGGGCCCGCACCCACTGCTCCCGCTCCAACAACCGCTTCTCCTGCCTCACCGGCGACTGCGGCGGCAAGCTCGAATGCAACGGCGCCGGCGGCGCCACCCCAGCAACACTAGCACAGTTCGTCCTCCACCACGGCCCCAACGACTTGTGGTCTTACGGCGTCAGCCTCGTCGACGGGTTTAACGTCCCCATGACGGTGACTCCTCACGAGGGCAAAGGCGTCTGCCCCGTCGTGGGCTGCAAAGCCGATCTGCTCGCCACGTGTCCCGGCCAGCTGCAGGTGAGGTCGCACCCGGGGGTGGTCGCGTGTAAGAGCGCGTGTGAGGCATTTGGGTCCGACGAGCTGTGTTGTCGGAACAAGTACAATAGCCCCCAGACGTGTAGGGCGTCGAGCTTCTCGCAGTTCTTCAAGCACGCGTGTCCGGCTACGTTTACGTACGCGCACGACAGCCCTACCCTCATGCACCAGTGCTCGTCGCCACGTGAGCTCAAGGTCATCTTCTGCCACTAG